The Pyrus communis chromosome 5, drPyrComm1.1, whole genome shotgun sequence region TCTTTCTCCTTCGCTCATTGTGCCCTGCTAACCTCCTCCTGCAACTCCTTTTCGACTCGTCAAACTCTGACACTACATGGAACCTATAAGAAGCAATTTAACCACCATTAGAGTTTAATTAAGTAAAATATGATTCatcatatttctttttaatatagTTGTTTTAGACTTTTAAGTGAAATTGTTGAAGATCAGAATATTTTTGGACACCAACTTTAAAAGTTGTGTATAGAGTTGGCTTAAGCCCAAGGCGAGTTAGTCACTCCAGACGATGGTCTTCGAACCAatgttaaaattttcattatagTATCTCTTTTTTATTAtaggaaattttaacgaaaaacttccggtactgttcactttaatgaaaaaccatatttttacaataaaagGTCAATGATGACTTTATcccttattttgtccttatcattaaaactcaaactcttaaaactattttcattagttttccttttattataTTGGAAGGATAAGAACCACAAACGTGGGTTCAATCAAGTTAGTTAAAGTAGTACGCTCTGCCTTTACATCTTGAATCCCCGTAGTTTTATGAATGGTATATTTGGTTACTTCTCTTAAATAGTACAgtaacaaaagaaaagcaaCAATGAAATTCTTCTTTAGGCCCAAAAGTACTTTTGGTTACTTTTAGTCACCCATTGAGTCTTTCTCATTCCTAcaaaagtttatttatttttatggaaaatttatgaaaataatttgaaaattttgaattttaattaaaaaaaaaaagtattgtaagtgaatagtagcAGAAGTgattttttagaataaaaatgtcattttttgttaaaatgaatagtactaaaaatgtttcattaaaacctttttttttttaatttaatttttgtgttaCAAATCAACCCTTGCACGTTTTTAGTTTTATCTCTAAACTCCAACCATATGAGAACTCTTAAGAATTGTATTACACGACAGTTGGAACTTTCTAATGTTATCTAAATCCCTAGATTTGGAATGCCTCCATTCAAACGCCACTTagttatgaatttttttatacaaaatatCATTTACGATACCCATAAGAATCACTTATAAAAGTTAATAGAACTAAAGAGCAATTTATAACACTAGTTATATTTTTGCTAATTGAATTAGTTTGACTAAAAAACTATTTTGACTATTCAGTTTAACTTCGCATTTTCAATATTACTAGCTATTTTTTCACAAAGTCTgaatgtctttttatttttctaaacatTGGATGATGGAGGGTGGGCCAAAAAGAGAAAGAGGGCAAAGAGTgagttttaatattatttaatattttaaatttaattaaagtctCTCTCATCCGGACTAAATTTAATGTAGCAACCGACACAAAACTAGTTTTAACTTGAAGCGTTGGCAGTCTCTTAAAAGTTAACAACAATGTTATTCTTATCATAattttatactatatttttttaccaTCTTAAATGGTAGATGAgttggacagccacatcatctaaattaattagcatttaatcaaaatgttaattaataattaataaaaaaattgttgattaaatgataattatggtatacgaggagtctctATCTTCCACTTaatattatttaagtgttttaactaataaaaaaattgaaattaaatgatgtagttTGTCTAATTTATCTGGTATGGTaaagaaatatgatataaaattatAGTAAGAATAATATTACTCAAAAGTTAAAACGTCCATGAAAATTGGAGTACGTCAAAAAGGGATTGGTTCAAAGTTTTCGATTAGGAGTCACAAATTTGAAGGAgtattattaaaatttaaaaggatCACATTATGGAAACATATGTAAATCCttctacttaatttttttttttatattttatttttttaatacacagTAGTAGTTGAGTAATTTTAATATATCAAAGTGTGCTTCTAATAATATAATGTATAACTTtatctaaaaatttaattaatgatATGTAATTGAACTGTTTAAAAGACAATTCTTCTTCTCAGTTTTCCATGCATAAAATGGATAGGAATGAAACTGAGTAGACAGTGGTGATGAGTAGTTACTACTGACCTGCTGCACTGCTGACAGAAACGCTGGTCTTGGCCCAAGACGGTGACCCTGGAAGCCTTGGAGTGCATCGCACACACCTTGTGCCTCCGGTGGTACTCCTTCGCGTTCAACAGCGCCACGTGGCACCCCTCCACCTGACACCGTGGCACCACCTTCAACGCCAACGGCTGCCCAGCACCATACAACTGCGCTGCTGCTGCCGCTGCTTTGCCTTTCTTGCTCATCATTCCCACTGGGAATCCCGCTACGTGCCGCTCATCCAGAGGCAGAGCATGATTTCCATGATCCTCAAAGTAGTGCCTCTTCCCCAGCTTCAAGCACATCAGGTGTGGATCCTGGTGGAAGTGGGGCCCGCCGCCATGATCTGCCCAACAACTGTACATGTTAGAGAACTGATGATGCAAGGGATGACCCGTGAAGAGAGCGTGACCACCAGTGGTAGTAGAGCTAGAAGCCTCCTCCCCGATGGCGGCAACAGTGACGGCTGTAGCCGCCGTGGAGTACAATACGTGGTTGTTATTGTTAGTGGGAGCAGCAGTAGTATGACTAGTAGTTGTAGTATCCCATATAACCCAACTATTAGGAAGTTGTGAGTTGTTACTACCATTTTGCTCTCTACTGCTAAAGTTGTTAACATCATGGCTTAACATGTCCATGTTCCCACCTAtttccatctctctcttccactctctctctctctctctctctctctctctctctctgcgtgTGAGTGAGTGTGTTAGTTCTGATTGGAGTAATGGGGGTTGTATTTTTTTGGGTGGAACTATTGGGTACAAAGAGTTGAGCTCAGAGAAAATTGTCACAGAAATGGGGGGAGGAGCAGGATGCAGCTCTGCCTGCTGGGTATCACGTATAAAAGAGGATAAGGGTGGggggagagggggagagagagagagggagagagagagagagaggtgaaggGTTGTTTTCCTATTGGTTCCTTTGTTCTCCACCAATGGGGTTAAGTGCCAATACAAAAAAGCCTGCAAATTTAAGTTGGTGCAGTGCAGACATAGATAGATAGAGGGAAAGCCAATTGAGTGACACGTGAGAGGGAGTGGGAGCGCACGTGGGAATAGTGGTAAAGGTGGAGCCAGCTGCTATGCTCTGGAAATTGATTTGATTGAAGAGTCCTGCTATGATCAGTATATGAATGAGGGAGAGGGAGTGAggggagacagagagagagagagttaaaaTTGTGATTGGACTAGAGAGAGCGAGAGTGGGAGCCTACatcttttgatattttttaaatttgtaaataaatttttaaaaagtaaataatatagaagttgacaattgaattattaattaagcgTTGATAGacgtattttttatattaataacatgttatttaatttataaattttatttataaatttaatctcacttagattatctttttcatatattattGGGCATTACCCGAAAGCATTTGGTTTGTTATTTTGTTGGTG contains the following coding sequences:
- the LOC137735124 gene encoding squamosa promoter-binding-like protein 7, which translates into the protein MEIGGNMDMLSHDVNNFSSREQNGSNNSQLPNSWVIWDTTTTSHTTAAPTNNNNHVLYSTAATAVTVAAIGEEASSSTTTGGHALFTGHPLHHQFSNMYSCWADHGGGPHFHQDPHLMCLKLGKRHYFEDHGNHALPLDERHVAGFPVGMMSKKGKAAAAAAQLYGAGQPLALKVVPRCQVEGCHVALLNAKEYHRRHKVCAMHSKASRVTVLGQDQRFCQQCSRFHVVSEFDESKRSCRRRLAGHNERRRKSSHDPLARSSSQDNKLMTGRFQYLSSTTGRALSLLSSKTTLDSWVSPSDLSSRSSTALRELIAENRAANLARQLVSSDRNWDSSSHNNNVTEDLFCDHGQSWSNSVEPHQHQMFPENQHGWDRFHESSGAHLTLDLRRPPSQAYGFMSERAKTKAEEDQECDLWNSFQGTSVV